CATTCAAAAAAATTACTCCTCTTTTCAAAAAATTAAGTATAGATTCAAAACGTAAAAAGCAATAAACATTAGAGAGAGAAAAAATTGACGAACCCACTGATTGTCTATGTCGGAATTACTGTTGTATTGTCTTTGATCAACACGATTTCCCTGATAAAGGTCTACCCGAGAAGTGCAAACACTTTTTATCCGTCCTCCTTCTACATAGCGACAATTACCATTTTTGGATTCCTTTTCCAAATTTTATCGTCAAACATCGAAGAAGCCCTGCTTGCGAACAAAATTGTGCTTACCGGCGGTATTTTCTTGCCACCGTTCCTGCTGATGGCGCTTTTGAACCTCTGCCACATCAAGATTCCCGCATTTTATCGCATGGCGCTATTCGGCTTCAGCAGTGGTGTGTACCTTTTCGCCATCACGAGCGGCTATACCGATATTTTCTACAGCAATGCCGAACTTATCACCGTCAACGGTATCAGCAAGATCAAGGCGGATTTCGGGCCAGGATACTATCTGTTCTGCATGCAGTTGGCCGCCTACGGAGTGACCTACCTAGGCATCATTATATTCTTCTTGTTCCACAGGAAAAACGTCTCGTTCCAGAACCTATGCAGTCTGGCTTTCATCGGAGCGGTCACGCTCGCCTCCTTAGCCATATCCAAGAAAATGGAAATGGAAGCCCTCGTAATACCTGCCGTATTCCTGTTGGACGAATACATTTTGCTCATCCTCGTCCACCGCATGGGAAAATACGATATCGAGACGACCGTCCTGAACTCCCTAGTGCAATCAAACACCAGCGCCTACGTGACATTTTCCAAGAGCAAGCGTTACATCGGCTGTAACGAAATTGCCCGCAGCTTTTTCCCAGAAATGCAAGCACTCCGCGTAGACTACCCGCTCAGCAACAAAACGGAAATCGAAAAGACATTCTCCAAACTCCTGGACCAGTTCAGCCCCGACGATTTGAACAAAACCATGTATTTCCAGATCGGGCGACGCCACTACAAGTGCCTCATCAAGCACCTTTTCCACGGCAACAGTGACTGCGGCTACATGATGCGTATCGAAGACGACACCCGGACGCAGCGTTACATCCGCTTCCTCGACAAGTACAACAAGGAACTCGTGAACGACGTGCAAGACAAGGATTCGCACATTCAAGCCATGCAGGAGCAGATGATTGTGGGCATGGCCAACATGGTCGAAAACCGCGACAGCAACACGGGCGGGCACATCAAGCGCACAAGCCAGGTCATCCGCATTCTCATCTCCGAGATGCGCAAGGATGCAAGGCTCGGTCTCAGCAGCAAGTTCTGCCGCGCCGTCGTCAAGACAGCCCCGATGCACGACCTCGGTAAAATCGCCGTCGACGACATCATTCTCCGCAAGCCAGGCAAGTTCACCAACGACGAATACCAGATTATGAAGACCCACGCCGAAAAGGGTGCGGCAATCGTAGAAAACCTGTTGCGCGATATCGAAGACCCGGAACTCGTGACCATCGCGAAAAACATCGCAAACTACCACCACGAACTTTGGAACGGCGAT
The DNA window shown above is from uncultured Fibrobacter sp. and carries:
- a CDS encoding HD domain-containing phosphohydrolase; protein product: MTNPLIVYVGITVVLSLINTISLIKVYPRSANTFYPSSFYIATITIFGFLFQILSSNIEEALLANKIVLTGGIFLPPFLLMALLNLCHIKIPAFYRMALFGFSSGVYLFAITSGYTDIFYSNAELITVNGISKIKADFGPGYYLFCMQLAAYGVTYLGIIIFFLFHRKNVSFQNLCSLAFIGAVTLASLAISKKMEMEALVIPAVFLLDEYILLILVHRMGKYDIETTVLNSLVQSNTSAYVTFSKSKRYIGCNEIARSFFPEMQALRVDYPLSNKTEIEKTFSKLLDQFSPDDLNKTMYFQIGRRHYKCLIKHLFHGNSDCGYMMRIEDDTRTQRYIRFLDKYNKELVNDVQDKDSHIQAMQEQMIVGMANMVENRDSNTGGHIKRTSQVIRILISEMRKDARLGLSSKFCRAVVKTAPMHDLGKIAVDDIILRKPGKFTNDEYQIMKTHAEKGAAIVENLLRDIEDPELVTIAKNIANYHHELWNGDGYPEHLKGTQIPLEARIMAIADVYDALVSQRCYKERFSYNEAYDTIINSMGTQFDPSLKPYFVNCREELEAYYDSALVS